The following nucleotide sequence is from Gallaecimonas pentaromativorans.
GATTTGATCATGGACAACTCCTTATTGGTTTGTGGCCATTGTATTGTGGTCTGGTGCTGAGATAATCACCTCAACTACAAAACAGATTTTCAGTATGGTAAAAATGAGCCGATTTGATGGCCTTGAAGCCCTGGTGGCGGTGGTAGAGCAGCAAAGCCTCTCTGGGGCAGCGCGGATGCTGGGGGTGTCGGTGGCCCATGTCAGCCGGCAGTTAAAGGCGCTGGAAAAGCGCCTGGGCAGCCAGCTTATCAAGCGCACCACCCGCCAGTTGATGGTAACCGACTCAGGAGAGCTTTATTACCAGCATGCCCGGGCGCTGCTGGACGGCCTTGAGCAAGCCGAAGACGCCGTCTCCACCCTAGAGGGGCACTTACAAGGCCGGCTTCGCATTACCGCCTCTACCGCCTTTGGCGAGCGCTATGTGGCGCCGGCGGTGATGAGCTTTCTGAGCCAATACCCGGAGCTGAAAATCGACCTCATCCTCAGTAACGCCAACCTGGATCTGGTGGCCGATGGTATAGACCTGGCCATTCGTCTGGGCAAGCTGGAAGACTCCAGCCACATTGCCCGCAAGTTGGCGCCGCGCCGGCTCTATATCTGTGCCAGCCCCGCTTATCTTGCCGCCCACGGCACGCCTCAAAGCCTTGATGAGTTGCACCAGCACAGCTGCCTGTTAGGCACCCTGGGTTACTGGCAGGGCCGAACCGGGCCTATTCAGCCCGACGCGCGGCTGCGCATCAACTCGGGGCAAGTGCTGCTGGAGGCGGCGCTAGACGGCCTGGGGCTGGTGCAACTGCCTGATTACTACGTGCTAGAGCACTTTAAAAACGGCACCTTAGTGGAGCTTTTACCGCAACTGAAACCGAGAGAAAGCGCGGTGTGGGCCCTGTACCCGGCGCGCCTGGCCCAAACCCCGAGGGTGGCGCGTTTTATCGCCCATCTTGAAGCGCACCTACAGGCGGTGCTGCCCGGTTAATCGGCCTCATCTTCGGCCTCGGCGAGCTGGTGAAAACGTAAATAAGCGTGCAGCAGCACCGTCATGCACACCGCCAGCAGCGCCAGGTCGAGATGAAAGAGGCCCTCATAATGCTCACGGGACACCGCCGGCAGTAGCGGTAAAAAAGCCATCAGCGCCAGGGCCGCCACCGACAGGTAAAAGCTGCCGATGGCAGGGTAGCTCAACATGCGCCGGCCAATCAGCGCCATCATCAAAACCGTGATGGACTCGGTCAGCAGCACCAGCGCCAGCCACAGATTGGCGATGCAGCCAAGCATCAGAACCAAGATAAGAAAGCGCAGCAGGCTATGGCAATTAAACTGCCAGGCCACCAAGCCCACCAGCAGCGGCATCGCCAGGTTTTCTCCCAGCTCCATCAACACCTGGTGCTTGAACCCCAGATCCAGCCAGCCGGCAAATCCCAATAAAGCGATGCAGGCGCTTAGGGCCAGCGCCGCCAGCAAAGCCAGGTACAAAGGCTTTATAACGCGGTGCAAAGGCGCGCCGCGCAAGGTGATAACGCAGCTCACCAAGGCGGCAATCAGCAGCAGTTCTGACAGTAAGGCGTAGAGTTTCATGAAGATTTTCAGCACTCAAGCGGCGCCTGTGGCCCTAGCTAAGGTGTAGCAATGCTGGCTGGGCGGCGCAAAAAGCTTGAGTCGACTCTGGCTGTTACCGGACAATGCCCGGCAACCATAACGATGACAAAAACAGGCCCAAGACGTAATGCGCCTTTTGATGCTGTTTGTGCTGCTGGCCCTTGCCAGCGGCCAGAGCCTGGCTGTAGAAAGTTTCAGCAAGGCCAAACGACTGGCAACCGAGCTGTACCAGTCCCACCCCGAAACCTTCTATTGCGGTTGCGACATCGACTGGCACGGCAAAAAAGGCGTGCCGGCGCTAGGCAGCTGCGGTTATCAGGTTCGCAAACAACCCAAACGCGCCAACCGCATCGAGTGGGAACACATCATGCCGGCCTGGGAATTTGGCCATCAGCTGCAATGCTGGCAAAAAGGGGGCCGCAAAGCCTGTAAAAAAGATAAGCGTTTCGAGCGCATGGAAGGGGACCTTCACAACCTGGCACCGGCTATCGGTGAAGTGAACGGCGACCGTTCCAACTATCGCTACGCCGCCCTTACCGGCAAACCCAACCAGTACGGCGCCTGCACCATGCTGGTGGACTTCAAGGGCGGCCGCGCCATGCCCCCGGAGCGGGCCCGAGGCAGCATCGCCCGCACCTATTTTTACATGGAAAAAGCCTACGGCATTCGCATCTCCCGCCAGCAGCGGCAGCTGTTCACGGCTTGGAACAACCTCTACCCTGTGAACAGCTGGGAGTGCCAGCGCAACCAGAAGATCAAAGCGGTGCAGGGTAACGACAACCCCTTTGTTACCCAGGCTTGCCTCAAACTCGCCCGCAAGGAGCAATAATGCGAAACCCGCGCATTTATGAACCCCAGCCCTTGAGCCAGGGCCAGACCCTGGCCTTGAGTGAAGACGGCGCCAACCATGTGGGCCGGGTGCTGCGCATGCAGCCGGGCCAGGTGCTGCGCCTTTTTAACGGTGACGGCAACGACTACCACGCCACCATTACCGAGGCTGGCAAAAAGCAGGTGCAGGTCACTATCACCGGCGCCGAGGCGCTGGCCAACGAATCGCCGCTGCGCATCCATTTGGGCCAAGTGATCTCCCGGGGCGATCGCATGGAGTTTGTCATTCAAAAGGCGGTAGAGCTGGGGGTAAGCGAAATTACTCCGCTCTTTTCCGAGCGCTGCGGCGTTAAGCTCCAGGGCGAGCGGCTGGACAAAAAGGTCGGCCAGTGGCAAAAGGTAGCCATCAGCGCCTGCGAGCAATGCGGCCGTGCCACCGTGCCGGTGATAAACGAGGTGGCCATGCTGAGCGACTGGGTGGCAGCGCCCTTTGACGGCCACAGCCTGACCTTGAGCCCCTACGCCAAAGGCGGCATCGCCAGTCTTGCCAAGGCTGGCGGCGCCCGGCTGCTCATCGGCCCCGAAGGCGGCTTTAGTGACGACGAAGTGGCCATAGCCCGCCAGGCCGGTTTTACCGACGTACTTTTAGGCCCCAGGGTTTTGCGCACCGAAACCGCAGCCCTGGCCGCCATCAGCGCCCTGCAACTGACCCTGGGCGATCTGGGATAAGGAGTAAAGATGAAGATCGGCATAGTGATGGACCCCATCGAGGCCATCAACACCAAAAAAGACACCACCTTTGCCATGGCGCTCGAAGCCCAGCGCCGCGGCCACAGCCTCTATTACATGCAGATGCAGGATTTAATGCTCGAAGACGGCGAGCCCCTGGCACGGATGACCGAATTTACCGTCAAGGACGATCCCAAAGATTACTACCGCCTGGACGAGCCCCAAACAGCCCCCCTCAAGGAGCTGGACATCATCCTGATGCGTAAAGATCCGCCCTTTGACACCGAATACATCTACGCCACCTACATCCTGGAGCGGGCCGAAGAGCAAGGGGTCAAGGTGGTCAACAAGCCCCAGAGCCTGCGCGACTGCAACGAAAAGCTCTTTACCGCCTGGTTCCCCCAGTTTACCCCCACCACTTTGGTGACCCGTTCGGCCAATAGGCTCAAGGCCTTCCACGCCGAGCACGGCGACGTAATTTTTAAACCCCTGGACGGCATGGGCGGCGCCTCGATTTTCCGCTTAAAGCCCGACGAAGCGAACCTTGGGGTGATCATCGAGACCCTCACCGAGCACGGCAGCCGTTACTGCATGGCGCAAAAATACCTGCCCGCCATCAAAGACGGCGACAAACGGGTGCTGGTGGTGGCCGGTAAGCCGGTAGAGCACGTGCTGGCCCGTATTCCCCAAGGCGGCGAAACCCGTGGCAACCTGGCCGCCGGTGGTCGCGGCGAAGTGCGCCCCATCTCGGATGCCGAGCGCCACATCGCCGAGACCTTAGGGCCAGAGCTGATGAAACGCGGCCTTTATTTTGTGGGCCTTGACGTGATTGGCGACAAGCTCACCGAAATCAACGTTACCTCCCCCACCTGCGTGCGGGAAATTGAGGCCGCTACCGGCATCAATATCTGTGCCCGGCTCTTTGAGGCCCTCGGGGCCTGACGCAAAAAAGGGCGCCTGCGGCGCCCTTTTTTATTGCCCAAACCAGCGGGCGATGGCGTCCTCGGCCGCCGCCACATCGGGGGGACTGCCAACAGGGCTTACCCAGGCAACGATGCCGTCAGGCCTTATCAGCATGGCGCCAAGGCCCAGATTGTCCTTGGCATGCAGCGCCAGGTAATCAAGCTCTGCCCTACCCCGGCAAAGGCCGGCCAAGTCTCGGTTATCCTCCAAAGCCACCAACAGGCCCTTAGCGCTTGCCAGGCGCGGGCCAAGGCGGCTGCCATCTGTTAGTTCCAGATCCGGGGCGCTGGCCCCCACCAGCGGGTGGCTGTCGCCCAGCTCATAGCGCAGGGTCAGGCCCCACAGCTTCCCCAGGAAATGGTTGGCGCCATCATCGGTTTGGATAAGGTCGCGAAGCAGCTGGGCCAGTGCCTCACCCTGAGGCCCCGGCGCCATGCAGGCTACCTGGGCGCGGGTCCAGTCCAGCACCCAACTGGCTACCGGGTGGCGCTCAGACTGGTAGCTGTCAAGGAGCTCCGCCGGCGCCCAGCCCTTGATAGTGGCCGCCAGCTTCCAGCCGAGGTTCAGGGCATCACCAATACCGGCGTTAAGGCCCTGGGCGCCAAGAGGCGAGTGGATATGGGCACTGTCACCAGCCAGCAGCACCCGGCCTTGGCGATACTGGGTCACCTGCTTGCACCTGTCGGTAAAGGTGGATGCCATCAGCATGCGCTTGACGGTGACATCGGTGCCGCTGACCCGGCGCAGCACCGCTTGAAAATGCGCCACCGTCACCTCCTGGCTGCGATCAAAGCAGCCGCCGTCGTACTCCATCAGCGCCAGATGGCCGGGGCTGGCCTGCACGTACATGCCATTGGCGGTGTACTGAAAACCCAGGGGCAGCTGCTCTGGGTCGGCCAATTCACAGTGCACCGTATAACCGGTGCAGTTGGCCTCGGTGCCGACAAATTCAAAACCGGCCAGCTTTCGCACCTGGCTGCGGCCACCGTCGCAGCCCACCAGCCAACGGCCTTGGTAAGGCTGGCCACCGGCTTGCACCACCACTTGGTCCGGGCCCTGCTCCAGGGCCGTCACCTCGGCGCCATACACCACAGTAACGCCGCGCTTGGCCGCCTGATGGTTAAGGGCAGTACAGATACGCTCCATGTCGGTTCTGGCGGGATAAAGCGCCGGCCCCGCCAAACGGTAGGGAAATCGCGCCAGCTCCAGTTGGCTGGCGTTCACCATGATGCCGGCAAAGTGGCCGCCAAACTGAAAAGGAACGGCCTTATCCGGGCGCTGGGGGCGCTGGTCGGCGTCGTCCACCAGCGCGTCCAATAGCCCGCGGCGGTAGAAGGCCTCCACCGAGTTGCTGTTGACCCCGCGCAGGCCAAGAGGCTTGCGTTTCCAGGGCATCTGGGCGCTGGGGTCTTTTTCCAGCACCAATACAGCGCAATTGGCCAGGGCCAGTTCGTGGGCCAGAAAAAGCCCCACCGGGCCAGCGCCGGCGATGATGACGTCAAAAAGCCTGTTCATGAATAAATCCTTGCAAGACCGGGCTTTAGCCCGGAAATAAAACGAAAAAGTGAGGTTCAGGCAGGGCCGAACCAGCGCACCAGCGCCGCCTCGGCAGCGGTCAAATCGACTTCGCCTTCGGCAAGCCAGGCCACCACCCCGTCCGGCCTTATCAGCAGCGCCTTGAGGCCAAGGGTGTCCTCGGCAGTGCCCGCCAGGTAATCGAGCCGGCCCTGCCAGGGGCGGCAAAAGACGCAAAGGGCTGGGTCATGGGTAAAGTCCAGCAGCAGGCCTTGGCCGCTATGGAGCCGCTGCCCCAGGCGACTGCCGCTCAACTGAAAGTCCGGGGCGCTGGCCCCCACCAGCGGGTGGCTGTCGCCCAGCTCATAGCGCTGAGTCAGGCCCCAGATCCGGCCGATAAAGTAATTCGCCCCGTCCTGGCTCTCGATAAGGTCCTTAAACAGGGCCCCCAGGGCGCGCCCTTGGGGTGATGGGGCCATAACTGCCGCTTGGGCCCGGCTCCAGGCCAGCACCTGGCTGGCGACCGGGCGCCGCTCCGCCTCATAGCTGTCCAGCAAACCGGGATTGGCCCAACCGTTGATGCAGGCTGCCAGCTTCCAGCCCAGGTTGATGGCATCGCCAAGGCCGGTATTGAGGCCCTGGCCTCCCATGGGAGAGTGAATATGGGCGCTGTCGCCGGCCAGCAGCACCCGCCCCTGGCAATAACGGCTGGCCAGCTTGGCGCGGTCGGTATGGCTGTGGGCCTGGTGCAGGGCCTTGATGGTGACATCAGTGCCGCTGACCCGGCGCAGCAGGGCCTGAGCATAGTCAAGGGTGATGGACCGGCTCCGGTCAAAACGGCCTTGGTCAAACTCGGTCACCATCACCAGCCCTTGCCCTGCCTTGGCGTAAAAGCCGGCCGGGGTGGTTTGAAAACCCGGCTTGAGCTGCTCAGGGTCTGCCAGCTCGCAAAGCAATTGGTAGCCGGTAAAGCTGGGCTCGGTGCCCTCAAAGGCGATACCCGCCAGTTTTCGCACATGGCTGCGCCCGCCGTCGCAGCCCACCAGCCATTGGCTTTCAAAAACCTCACTACCGGCCTGCACCCGAACTCCACCGTCATGCTGGGTGAGCCCCTGCACCTCGGCGCAATAGCGAATGCTGACCCCAAGGGCCAAGGCTCTTTCGGTCAGGGCCCGGTTGAGGGTGGCAAGGTCGGTGAGCGCCGTGCCAAAGGCCGGCCCTGCCGGCCGGTAGGGCCAGCGGGATGGAGCAAACCAGTCTGCGTTTATGGGCAGGCGAGCAAAGTGGCCAGCGGAGCGAAAGCCTTCATTGGGTTTGACGTGCGCCAGCGCCGCGCCGCTATCTACCAGCGCGGCGCCCAACAGGCCCCGGCGATACAGGGCCTCCAGAGAAGGCGTGTTCAGGCCCCTTAGCCCCAAGGGTTGGGCCTTGATGGGGTTGGTATCGGCAGGGTCTCTTTCCAACACCAGCACCGCCAGGCCAGCCAGGCCCAGCTCCGTTGCCAGGAACAGCCCCACGGGGCCGGCGCCGGCAATAATCACATCAAACTGGCTATGCAAGGTCTCTCCCAGGTTGGCCAAAAATAGAACGCCACAAACTTATAGTCACTTAAAAATTTGATCAAGTTAAATTTTAAAAGCATCATAGGCGGCACCATAGAGGGGAGTGACCGCCTTGGGACTGAGAGAACAGAAGAAAAAGCGCACCCGCAAAGCCATTTCCGACATGGCCACGCTGCTCTTTATCGAGCGCGGCTACCATCAGGTGACCACCGCCGAGATCGCCGAAAAGGCCGGGGTGTCGGTGCCGACCCTGTTTAATTACTTCCCCACCAAAGAAGCCATGGTGTTTGATGAAGACCGGGCCATTGAGGCGGGCCTCATCGACACTGTGGTCAAGCGCCGCCCCGGGCAAAGCATTGTGGAGGCGCTGATTGAAGCCGGCTTTAGCGGTATCGATGTAGACCATGCCGAGCACCAGCAACAGGTGGCGAGCTTTATGGCTCTGGTGGACAACACCCCTGAGCTCAGCCGCTACGCCAAGGACATGTGGCTGCGCCACGAAGCGTCGCTGGCCAGCGCCATCCTGGCATCAAGCCAAGCGCCCATCAGCCCTTTGCAGGCACAGGTGATTGCCCATTACATCCTCGATGTCTTCCAACGAGCCATTCGCACCCAGGACCCCAACGGCACCCTCAAGGCGCTGCTGACCTTGCTGGCCGATGGTTGGCGCGGTTAGCCAGGGAATGGTCACGCTTTACCCGCCAAGGCCCGCCTGCCCTTGAAAAGGCCTGCGCCCGCCCCAAGTTAGCTATTTACTGCCGGTCGTAAATGGCCATACTTGGGGAAAGCTCTGACAGGTGCTGCCGATGCGTAGTTTGCAAAATCACTTTCTGATTGCCACGCCTGCCATGCGTGACCCTTACTTTGCCCGCACTGTGACTTACCTTTGCGAGCACAATGACGAAGGGGCCATGGGGTTGGTGGTCAATCATCCGGTCAACATCACCGTGACCGACATGCTGCGCCAGCTCGAACTGGTGGAAGAAGACGAACCCGAAACCCTGAGCGGCCGCTATGTGTTCTCCGGTGGCCCGGTGAACCCCGAGCGGGGCTTTGTTATTCACACCCCCAAACGCGGCTACACCGCCAGTTTGTCCCTGGGTGAGGAGCTGATGGTCACCACCTCGGTGGACATTCTCTCAGCCCTTGGCGGCGAGCACGGCCCAGAGCGGTTTATGGTGACCCTCGGCTACGCCGGTTGGGAAGCCGGGCAGCTGGAAAAGGAGCTGGCCGACAACTCCTGGCTGCTGGTGCCTGCCGACGGCGATTTTGCCACCGAGCTGCTGTTCAATACCCCGCCCTCAAAACGCTGGCAAAAAGCCTGCGAACACCTGGGCTTTGATATCTGGCAACTGTCCAACGACGTAGGCCACGCCTGATGCCCAAAACCGTTATTGCCTTTGACCATGGTGCCAAGAGCATCGGTGTAGCCGTGGGCCAGGATGTCACCGGCTCGGCCCAGCCCCTGGCCGCCATCAAAGCGGTGGATGGCCAGCCCAATTGGGAGCTGGTGGAAAAAGTCCTCAAAGCCTGGCAGCCCAACTTGCTGGTAGTGGGCCTGCCGCTCAACATGGACGGCACCGAACAAAACACCACGGCGGCAGCCAAAAAATTTGCCGGGCGCCTTCATGGCCGTTTTGGCCTGGAAGTGGTAACGCAAGATGAGCGCCTAACCACGGCGGCGGCCAAGGAGTGGCTGTTTGAGAACGGCGGCTACAGCGCCTTGGAAAAAGGCAAAATCGACTCGGTGTCGGCCTGCCTTATTCTTGAATCCTGGTTTGAAAGCCAGTACTGACAGCGATAAAAAAGGCGCCCTGGGGCGCCTTTTTATCGGTCGATGGTGACGTTGTCCAGAGACGTGGTCTTGCCCGTTTCGTTCTGGCTGAGCTTAATCATCAGGCGCAGATCGTTGGGCGAGTCGGCATGGTGCAGGGCGTCGGCGTAGCTTATCTCGCCCTTGGCGTAGAGCTCGAACAGGCTGCGGTCGAAGGTCATCATGCCCAGCTCGCGGGAGCGCTCCATGCTGTCTTTCAAGAGGTGAATGTCGCCTTTGCGGATCTGCTCTGAAACCAGCGGCGAGTGCAGCAAAATCTCGGCCGCCACAATGCGGCCAGAGCCATCCCGTTTGGGCACCAGTTGCTGGGCGACAATGGCCTTGAGGTTAAGGCTCATGTCGAACAGGAACTGCTCGTGCTTTTCACGGGGCACCAGGTGCAGCACCCTTTCTAGCGCCTGGTTGGCGTTGTTGGCGTGCAGGGTGGCCATGCAGAGGTGGCCGGTTTCGGCAAAGGCGAGGGCAAACTCCATGGTCTCCTTGGTACGAATTTCCCCCAGCAAAATGACATCCGGCGCCTGACGCAGGCTGTTTTTCAGCGCCACCTCGAAAGACTCGCAATCGATGCCCACTTCCCGTTGGGTGATGATGGAGCGCTTGTGCTCGTGCACGAATTCGATGGGATCTTCGATGGTGACGATATGGCCGCGGCTATTCTCGTTGCGATAGCCCACCATGGCCGCCAGGGTGGTGGACTTACCGGTACCGGTGGCCCCCACCATCAGCACCAGGCCGCGCTTGGTCATCACGATGTCTTTGAGGATGGGCGGCAGATCCAGCTCCTCGATGGAAGGGATCTTGGTCTGGATGCGCCGCAGCACCATGCCGGCGGCATCGCGCTGGGTAAACACCGACACCCGAAACCGCCCTACCCCTTTGACGCTGATGGCAAAGTTGGCGTCCTTGTGGTCACGAAACTCATCGAGCTGGCGCTCGTTCATCACGCTTTCCACCAGGCTCTTGGCCTCGGCCATGGAGAGGCGCTGGTCGGCCACCGGGCGAATTTCGCCGTTGATCTTCAAGCAAGGCGGCAGGCCGGAGGTAATGAACAGATCCGAGGCCCCCATCTCGCCCATTCGTTGCAGCAGGCTTTTCATGTCCATGGCGCACTCCCCCTTTAGAAGGCGTTTTTATCCACCGCCTTGGCGCGGGCGTCGAGGCGGTTGATAAGGTTACGGTTCACCAGTTCTTTCATGCATTGGTCGAGGGTCTGCATGCCGTGGGTCATACCGGTTTGGATGGCCGAATACATCTGGGCCACCTTGTCTTCGCGGATAAGGTTACGAATGGCCGGGGTACCAATCATGATCTCGTGGGCCGCCACCCGGCCGCCGCCGGTTTTCTTCAACAGCGTTTGGGAGATAACCGCTTGCAACGATTCGGACAACATGGAGCGGACCATGGATTTTTCCGCAGCCGGGAATACGTCGATGATACGGTCGATGGTTTTGGCCGCCGAGCTGGTGTGCAGGGTGCCAAACACTAAGTGGCCGGTTTCGGCGGCGGTGAGCGCCAGGCGGATGGTTTCTAAGTCACGCATCTCGCCCACCAGTACCACATCGGGGTCTTCACGGAGCGCCGAGCGCAACGCGTTGGCAAAACTGTGGGTGTCGCGATGTACTTCCCGCTGGTTAACCAGGCACTTTTTGTTCTCGTGCACGAATTCGATGGGATCTTCGATGGTGAGAATGTGGTCGTGGCGGTTGTCGTTTACATAATCGATCATCGCCGCCAGGGTAGTGGATTTACCGGAGCCGGTGGGGCCGGTCACCAGCACCAGGCCACGGGGCTTGGTGACGATATCTTTAAAGATGGCTGGCGCCCCCAGGTCGTCCAGGGTCAGTACCTTGGACGGGATGGTCCGAAATACCGCCGCCGCGCCGCGATTCTGGTTGAAGGCGTTAACACGAAAACGCGCTACCCCGGGCACTTCGAAGGAGAAGTCCACTTCCAGGAACTCTTCGTATTCCTTGCGCTGCTTATCGTTCATGATGTCGTAGATAAGCGAGTGCACTTCTTTGTGCTCTAAGGCCGGCAGGTTGATGCGGCGCACATCGCCGTCAACCCGGATAAGGGGCGGAACGCCCGCAGAGATATGCAAGTCAGAGGCATTGTGCTTGACGCTGAATGCCAGGAGTTCGGTAATATCCATGTTCTTGTTATCACTCTTGAACTGCGGGCCAACATGACAACCATAGCAGAACGCTTGCATGACGCGGCAGCGCGCATCGCCAAGGCCGCAACGGTTTCAGGCCGGAACCCGGATGCCATTAGTCTGCTTGCGGTAAGCAAGCGAAAACCCCTCGAGGATGTCGTTGCCGCCCTGGCCGCAGGCCAGCTGGCGTTCGGTGAGAATTATGTGCAGGAAGGGGTGGAGAAGATCCAGGCCCTGTCTGCCGCCCATCCCGGCCATAAGGCGCAGTGGCATCTTATTGGCCCCCTCCAGTCCAATAAGACGGCGCTGGTGGCTGAGCACTTCGATTGGGTGCAAAGCCTGGACCGTGCCAAAATCGCCAAACGCCTCGACGAACAAAGACCGGCTCACCTTAAACCCATCCAAATTTGCATACAAGTGAACATCAGTGGTGAACAAAGTAAGTCTGGTGTTAGCCCCGATGAGGTCCTGGCCCTGGCCGCTGCCATCAGCGCCCTGCCTAAGCTTACCCTGCGCGGGCTGATGGCCATTGGCAGTGATGCCGGCCCAGACACCCAGCACCGCGAGTTTCACGCCATGAAAACCCTCTTTGACGAGCTTAAGGGCCGGTATCCTCAGGTAGACACTTTGTCTATGGGGATGAGCGGCGACCTGGAAATCGCTATCATGGAGGGCACCACTATGGTTCGCCTGGGTACCGCCCTGTTCGGTGCCCGTACCAACTGACAAGGTTGAACATGGAACACAAGCACATTGCATTTATCGGCGCGGGCAATATGGCCGGTGCCATCATGGGGGGCCTGGTGGCCTCCGGTTACCCCGCCAAGGCCATCACCGCCGCCAATCGCTCCGAGGGTAAGCTCGAGACCCTGGCCGATGAGCTGGGTATCAATACCACCACCGACAACCTCAAGGCGGCCGAAGCCGCCGACGTGGTGGTGCTGGGGGTCAAACCCAACATGATGGAAGGGGTGGTCAAACAGCTGGCGCACCTCAATGACGGCAAGAAGCTGTTTATCTCCATTGCCGCCGGGGTCACCCTGGCCCATTTTGAAGCCTGGTTTGGCAAAGCGGTCCCGATGATCCGCACCATGCCCAACACCCCGTCCCTGGTGGGCCTGGGCATGACCGGCCTGTACGCCTCAGACACCACCAACAAAGACGACAAAGCCATCAGCGATATGCTGATGCGGGCCGTGGGTAAAACTGCCTGGGTGAAAAACGAAATCGAACTGGACCACATCATCGCCGCTGCTGGCAGCGCCCCGGCCTACTTCTTCCTCTTTATGGAAGCCATGGAAGCCAAAGCCATGGAGCTGGGCTTTGACGCCGCCACCGCCCGCGAACTGGTGCAACAAACCGCCAGTGGCGCCGCGGAAATGGTGCGCCGCCGCGATATGCCCATCCGCGAGCTGCGCCGCCAGGTCACTTCCCCCGGCGGCACCACCGCCAAGGCCATTGAATCCTTCCAGGCCGCCGGCCTTGAGAAGATCGTTGC
It contains:
- a CDS encoding YggS family pyridoxal phosphate-dependent enzyme; translation: MTTIAERLHDAAARIAKAATVSGRNPDAISLLAVSKRKPLEDVVAALAAGQLAFGENYVQEGVEKIQALSAAHPGHKAQWHLIGPLQSNKTALVAEHFDWVQSLDRAKIAKRLDEQRPAHLKPIQICIQVNISGEQSKSGVSPDEVLALAAAISALPKLTLRGLMAIGSDAGPDTQHREFHAMKTLFDELKGRYPQVDTLSMGMSGDLEIAIMEGTTMVRLGTALFGARTN
- a CDS encoding type IV pilus twitching motility protein PilT, which translates into the protein MDITELLAFSVKHNASDLHISAGVPPLIRVDGDVRRINLPALEHKEVHSLIYDIMNDKQRKEYEEFLEVDFSFEVPGVARFRVNAFNQNRGAAAVFRTIPSKVLTLDDLGAPAIFKDIVTKPRGLVLVTGPTGSGKSTTLAAMIDYVNDNRHDHILTIEDPIEFVHENKKCLVNQREVHRDTHSFANALRSALREDPDVVLVGEMRDLETIRLALTAAETGHLVFGTLHTSSAAKTIDRIIDVFPAAEKSMVRSMLSESLQAVISQTLLKKTGGGRVAAHEIMIGTPAIRNLIREDKVAQMYSAIQTGMTHGMQTLDQCMKELVNRNLINRLDARAKAVDKNAF
- the proC gene encoding pyrroline-5-carboxylate reductase, whose product is MEHKHIAFIGAGNMAGAIMGGLVASGYPAKAITAANRSEGKLETLADELGINTTTDNLKAAEAADVVVLGVKPNMMEGVVKQLAHLNDGKKLFISIAAGVTLAHFEAWFGKAVPMIRTMPNTPSLVGLGMTGLYASDTTNKDDKAISDMLMRAVGKTAWVKNEIELDHIIAAAGSAPAYFFLFMEAMEAKAMELGFDAATARELVQQTASGAAEMVRRRDMPIRELRRQVTSPGGTTAKAIESFQAAGLEKIVADAMDAAISRAAEMAKEL
- a CDS encoding PilT/PilU family type 4a pilus ATPase; protein product: MDMKSLLQRMGEMGASDLFITSGLPPCLKINGEIRPVADQRLSMAEAKSLVESVMNERQLDEFRDHKDANFAISVKGVGRFRVSVFTQRDAAGMVLRRIQTKIPSIEELDLPPILKDIVMTKRGLVLMVGATGTGKSTTLAAMVGYRNENSRGHIVTIEDPIEFVHEHKRSIITQREVGIDCESFEVALKNSLRQAPDVILLGEIRTKETMEFALAFAETGHLCMATLHANNANQALERVLHLVPREKHEQFLFDMSLNLKAIVAQQLVPKRDGSGRIVAAEILLHSPLVSEQIRKGDIHLLKDSMERSRELGMMTFDRSLFELYAKGEISYADALHHADSPNDLRLMIKLSQNETGKTTSLDNVTIDR